Within Terriglobales bacterium, the genomic segment CATTCTTCGTACTCGCCGCGATCGTCATGCTCGCGGATTTTTTGCTCGGGGCGGCCCTTGGAGGCTATGACCATTTCTTTGTTCATCCCCACCAGCACTTCGTGGCTCTTCACCGCGGCGCGCGCTTTGGGTGGAAGGGTATCCACGTAGGCCTGGGTTGCGGAAAGAGAGTTGAAATCAAAGACCGGAGCCAGCATCAGCTTGATCTGCTCGGGCGGAATATCGGGAACGAAGCGGTCGAACATCAGGGCGACAAAAGAGCCATGCGCGTTTTCTGAATTGTCAGGAGAAATGGGAACCGTGGTACCGCTGGAGCCGACGCCGGCCTCGATGTGCTGATACCACTTTTTTTTCTTCTTGGGGCCGCCGTTGATTTCAAAGATGATGCTGTTCTCTTTGATGATTACGTCCGTAATCTTGGCGCGATCGCCGGGCTTGGCGGCGGGGCCGGCCTGCGCCAGCATGAAGTTCAACTGTTCGTCCGTGGGGGTAACTACTCCGTTTTTGATCGTCAACCCTTTACCACCCATGGGAAAGGGTTTGCGCACAAACACTAATTCAGCGTTCAATCCCCGGATAACGTCGAACCTTGTCGGCGTGGACATGGGATGGTTCTGATCGGCCGCAGATTGGCCGGATTGCTTTGCGCTGGGATCGGAACACACAGCATTCGCCGACAAGAGGAGGAGCGTGCTGAGCGTAAGGAAAAACTTATGTGAAGCCATAAAAGCCTGCCTTCAGCGGACGCGCAAAATCAGTGCGGAACGGGGAGCGTTCTGAGAGCGATTATAACGCCAACTGGGGGAAAGCACTCAGCAATCAGCGTTTGAGTGTTAACCGCAGAGGACGCGGAGTAACGCAGAGGATGGAAGCGTTTCTTTTAGCGCTGTAAAATTCGGTGCCTTACTCCAGGTTCAGAATGCGCTTAAACGATCCACGGTCGTTCATGATCTTTTCCTGCAGCAGCGTGATGGCGTAAATCAACTGCTCGGGGCGCGGAGGGCATCCGGGGACGTAGATATCCACCGGTATGACCTGGTTCACGCCTTGAACCAGCGCGTAGTTATTGAAGACGCCGCCGCTGGTGGCGCAGGCTCCCATGGAGATGACCCATTTGGGCTCAGGCATCTGCTCCCAGAGCAGGCGGATGACGGGCGCCATCTTTTGCGAGACGCGTCCAGCGATGATCATGAGATCGGCCTGGCGCGGCGATGGGCGAAATACCTCAGCGCCGAAGCGGGCAATATCGAAGCGCGATGCGCCCATGGCCATCATCTCGATAGCGCAGCAAGCCAGACCAAAGGTCATGGGCCAAATGGAACTCTTGCGGCACCAGTTCACCGCCCAATCCAGGGTGGTTAAAACGATGCCCTCGGATTGCTGCTCGCCAAAGGCAACTTCACGACCCCAGGCCGCATTCTGCTCGCTGCTTACCGTACTCTCAAAACGCTCGTCGCCGCTCATGGCTATATTGTATTCCGAGAGGCGGGAAAGATTCCAGTTGGGACGTGCGGCCCTGCAATCCGCGTTTGCTGATAATCTGAATTCTGGGAGATCGCAACCCGTTGCCACCGATTATCAATGCACAGGGAATTTCGAAGGCCTTCGGGGCCGCACCGCTCTTTCAGAACGTCTCCTTTACCATTTCTGAAGGAGATCGCATTGGGCTCATCGGTCCAAACGGCTCAGGCAAATCCACGCTCCTGCGGATGCTGGCCGGCAGCGTAGATTCCGACAGCGGCACAATAGCGCTGCGAAAACGCACCCGGCTCAGCTACGTGGAGCAGGAGTCGAAATTCAACTCCGGAGATACCGTGCGCTCCGTGGTCGAGAAAGCATTGCAACACGCCTCCGTCGCCGAGTCTGAGCACGGCACCCGCTTTGCCGAGACACTGGGCCGGGCTAGGTTTGAAGATTTCGAGGCCGAAGCAACCGCGCTCTCCGGAGGCTGGCAGAAGCGGCTTGCCATTGTCGAGGCGTTGGTCCAGGCACCCGATATCCTGCTGCTCGATGAACCCACCAATCATCTCGACCTCGCAGGAATCGAGTGGCTCGAAGAGTTGCTCGAACAAGCCTCGTTCGCCAGCGTGATCGTGAGTCATGACCGTTATTTTCTCGAGAATATTGCCACAGCCATGGTTGAACTGAACCGCGCTTATCCGGATGGATTGCTGCGTGTGCAGGGCAGCTACAGCACGTTTCTGGAGAAGAAAGAAGAGTTTCTGCATGCGCAGGCGCAGCGCCAGGAAGCGTTGGAAAACCTGGTCCATACGGAAATCGAGTGGCTCCGCCGCGGACCGAAGGCGCGCACAACAAAATCCAAAGCACGAATCGGCAAGGCGAACCAACTTATAGGAGAGCTTGCTGACCTGAATGCCAGAACCCGAACGGCGACCGCACAAATTGACTTTTCAGCGAGTGACCGCAAGACCAAACGGCTGATCGAACTGGAAAATGTTGCTTACGACATCGGAGATCGTACGCTCTTCAGCGGACTCAACTTCATCGTCTCCGCCGGGATGCGGGTCGGCTTGGTAGGTCCGAATGGCAGCGGCAAAACCACATTGTTGCGCCTGCTGCGTGGAGAGCTCGCTGCCACCAGCGGCCAGATTCGCAGGGCCGAGTGGTTGCGCATTGTCTATTTCGATCAGAGCCGCGAGCTTGATCCTGATGTCACCCTGCGCCGCGCTCTGGCGCCGGACAGCGACTCGGTTGTTTATCAGGATAGAGTCATTCACGTGGCATCATGGGCGGCGAGGTTTCTGTTCACCGGCGAGCAGCTCAATCAACCCGTGGGGCGGCTTTCCGGTGGCGAACGGGCACGCGTATTGATCGCGCAGCTCATGCTGCAGCCGGCTGATGTTCTCTTGCTCGACGAGCCCACCAACGACCTTGATATCCCGACACTCGAAATATTGGAGGAAAGCCTGCTCGAGTTTCGCGGCTCGCTCGTCCTGGTGACGCATGACCGCTACATGCTCGATCGCGTATCCACCATCGTGCTGGGGTTGGATGGAGACGGCGCCGCCGAGAGTTTTGCCGACTACTCACAGTGGGAGGCCTGGCAGGCAGATCGCAAACAGCCAACGAAGACAGCGGCACGGCTGGCTCTAGCTGATGCCGAGACGTCTCTCGCAAAAGAAAAACCCAAGAAGCTTTCCTACCGCGACGCCCGCGAATATGCCGGCATTGAACAGCGCATCGCTGAGGCCGAACAGGCTCTGCAGGCCAAGCGCGCTCAACTCGAAGACCCGGCGATAGCTACTGACGGACCTCGTCTTCTGACCGCACATAGTGAAATGGAAGCGGCGCAGCAGCATTTGGATTCACTTTATGCGCGCTGGGCGGAGTTGGAAGAGAAGAACGGGTGAGGAGTGAGCACCTGCAAAGTCAACGATCATCCCCTTGATCCAAGATAAGCAACGCTAAAAGCAGGCGACTTGGGCCTACAATAGGTATCTCGTTAAGAGAACCATTATGGGCCTGGTTGCTTGTATAAAATGCCCGGTTTGCGGCAAACATAGTTTGCTGAAACGCGGGCGGACCGAGATGGAGACCGGAGACCGCTGGATCTTGAAGTGCCCAAATCCAGATTGCGCGCAGCAGTCTTCTTTCAAGGACAGCCAGATTGAGAGACTGGAATTACCGGTCACCGGCTACGAGGATGGCTACTTCTAACGGTAACTGCTCGGACTTGAATAAAAAATCGGCTACACACGCAAAAATAACGACCGCGCCACAATTCTTAAAACGATCTAAGGTATATTGAAAAGCCTGTTTCTAATAACCTCAATGGAGATGCAATGAAACGTTTCCTCAAGTGGCTCAGTATCGCGGTTGTGGTGTTTCTGATTGGCGCCCAGTTTTTTCCCGTGGATAGGACCAATCCCCCGGTAGATTCCTCGAAGACCATCTT encodes:
- a CDS encoding NADH-quinone oxidoreductase subunit B family protein, yielding MSGDERFESTVSSEQNAAWGREVAFGEQQSEGIVLTTLDWAVNWCRKSSIWPMTFGLACCAIEMMAMGASRFDIARFGAEVFRPSPRQADLMIIAGRVSQKMAPVIRLLWEQMPEPKWVISMGACATSGGVFNNYALVQGVNQVIPVDIYVPGCPPRPEQLIYAITLLQEKIMNDRGSFKRILNLE
- a CDS encoding ABC-F family ATP-binding cassette domain-containing protein, which translates into the protein MPPIINAQGISKAFGAAPLFQNVSFTISEGDRIGLIGPNGSGKSTLLRMLAGSVDSDSGTIALRKRTRLSYVEQESKFNSGDTVRSVVEKALQHASVAESEHGTRFAETLGRARFEDFEAEATALSGGWQKRLAIVEALVQAPDILLLDEPTNHLDLAGIEWLEELLEQASFASVIVSHDRYFLENIATAMVELNRAYPDGLLRVQGSYSTFLEKKEEFLHAQAQRQEALENLVHTEIEWLRRGPKARTTKSKARIGKANQLIGELADLNARTRTATAQIDFSASDRKTKRLIELENVAYDIGDRTLFSGLNFIVSAGMRVGLVGPNGSGKTTLLRLLRGELAATSGQIRRAEWLRIVYFDQSRELDPDVTLRRALAPDSDSVVYQDRVIHVASWAARFLFTGEQLNQPVGRLSGGERARVLIAQLMLQPADVLLLDEPTNDLDIPTLEILEESLLEFRGSLVLVTHDRYMLDRVSTIVLGLDGDGAAESFADYSQWEAWQADRKQPTKTAARLALADAETSLAKEKPKKLSYRDAREYAGIEQRIAEAEQALQAKRAQLEDPAIATDGPRLLTAHSEMEAAQQHLDSLYARWAELEEKNG